A window of the Aeromicrobium phoceense genome harbors these coding sequences:
- a CDS encoding O-antigen ligase family protein, with amino-acid sequence MSTAPRSRPARTGGTPTALLVLSGAGAIGAGLLVAARPQLGLALAAALASLFTVRLLRLTTLELVILTMPFMFFPPIGFLLNVSVADFLMPVLVVLTWTRGVRGSLAAAQRAVVHRFTALSVILLFVMTLSALMAALTLPVFDPRGAALDTMKLVVVLVWFLTLLVAFMALSERRLLRVARLWVWCATLQAAASLVGLAPSDGTRSLGWFQDPNLYAGYLLTSMALAFFVVSRDRLTAWPVVLLVLLGGVLATGSRGALAAAAVLLALAVVALISSRIGTLLMAGGVAALAVLLLVPDILTRSLLPGMDRLLSSAGNADTDPRWRLWSRGWELWTDHPLIGVGIGQYPEYSAGLTPFRNWTEGQVVHNTFLSFAAEGGLLGLLALVTIILTCVSLVRRADHLTRMQRAALLLGVIVIVVMMLTLNLQNLRYVWAFFAFAVAAAVTVPAKASADGD; translated from the coding sequence ATGTCCACAGCCCCACGCAGCCGCCCCGCCCGGACCGGCGGCACCCCCACCGCCCTCCTGGTCCTAAGCGGCGCCGGTGCGATCGGCGCGGGCCTGCTGGTGGCGGCCCGCCCCCAGCTCGGACTGGCCCTGGCGGCCGCCCTCGCCAGCCTGTTCACGGTGCGGCTGCTGCGGTTGACGACGCTCGAGCTGGTCATCCTCACGATGCCGTTCATGTTCTTCCCGCCGATCGGCTTCCTGCTCAACGTCTCGGTCGCCGACTTCCTGATGCCGGTGCTGGTGGTGCTGACCTGGACCCGCGGTGTCCGCGGCTCCCTGGCCGCGGCCCAGCGCGCGGTGGTCCATCGGTTCACCGCACTCTCGGTGATCCTGCTCTTCGTCATGACGCTCTCCGCGCTGATGGCGGCCCTGACCCTGCCGGTGTTCGACCCCCGCGGCGCGGCACTGGACACGATGAAGCTGGTTGTCGTCCTCGTCTGGTTCCTGACGCTGCTCGTGGCGTTCATGGCCCTGTCCGAGCGGCGCCTCCTGCGGGTCGCGCGGCTGTGGGTCTGGTGTGCGACGCTCCAGGCAGCCGCGTCCCTGGTGGGCCTGGCTCCCTCCGACGGGACCCGCTCGCTGGGCTGGTTCCAGGACCCGAACCTGTACGCCGGGTACCTGCTGACGTCGATGGCCCTGGCGTTCTTCGTCGTCTCCCGCGACCGCCTCACCGCGTGGCCGGTCGTGCTCCTGGTGCTGCTCGGCGGCGTGCTCGCCACCGGCTCACGGGGGGCGCTCGCCGCCGCCGCGGTGCTGCTGGCCCTCGCGGTCGTGGCCCTGATCTCCAGCCGCATCGGGACGCTGCTGATGGCGGGTGGTGTGGCAGCGCTCGCCGTGCTGCTGCTCGTGCCGGACATCCTCACCCGATCGCTGCTGCCGGGCATGGACCGCCTGCTGAGCTCCGCGGGGAACGCCGACACCGACCCGCGCTGGCGGCTGTGGAGCCGCGGCTGGGAGCTCTGGACGGATCACCCGCTGATCGGCGTGGGCATCGGCCAGTACCCCGAGTACTCGGCGGGACTGACGCCCTTCCGGAACTGGACCGAGGGCCAGGTCGTCCACAACACGTTCCTGAGCTTCGCCGCCGAGGGCGGCCTCCTCGGGCTGCTGGCGCTGGTCACGATCATCCTCACGTGCGTCAGCCTCGTCCGCCGCGCTGACCACCTCACCCGGATGCAGCGGGCGGCCCTGCTCCTGGGCGTCATCGTGATCGTCGTGATGATGCTGACGCTGAACCTGCAGAACCTGCGCTACGTGTGGGCGTTCTTCGCCTTCGCCGTCGCCGCGGCCGTCACCGTCCCCGCGAAGGCTTCGGCCGATGGCGACTGA
- a CDS encoding LicD family protein, producing the protein MSGTDPERDPGVAQIHDLLRSALVEIDRVLSPTGCRYFLAYGTALGARRHAGFVPWDVDADLYLHADDRPRALEALRTGLTGTPFAVQRPGDPGYEYLFPRVVLRGVHHTLIRVDLFPLEVAPDAAWLRRLLTALLRTTGKLHMLKAMDLAERRHYDRRKAAVARAAKAVLSVVPLGVIAAAHRALVAAARRGGSGATLVNSSGSYGAREYFPAPWFAGRVTLDLEGHAFPVPAPVDDYLTHVYGDFQSPPTPAQVMAELAFAREHYVEPLRSAGVLR; encoded by the coding sequence ATGAGCGGCACCGATCCCGAGCGGGACCCCGGAGTCGCGCAGATCCACGACCTCCTGCGCTCCGCACTGGTGGAGATCGACCGAGTGCTGTCCCCCACCGGGTGCCGGTACTTCCTGGCGTACGGGACGGCACTCGGGGCCCGGCGGCACGCCGGCTTCGTCCCGTGGGACGTCGACGCCGACCTGTACCTGCACGCGGACGATCGCCCGCGCGCGCTGGAGGCGTTGCGGACGGGACTGACCGGGACGCCGTTCGCCGTGCAGCGGCCGGGCGACCCGGGGTACGAGTACCTCTTCCCGCGCGTCGTGCTGCGCGGCGTGCACCACACCCTGATCCGGGTCGACCTCTTCCCGCTCGAGGTCGCACCCGACGCCGCATGGTTGCGGCGGCTGCTGACCGCGTTGCTGAGGACCACAGGGAAGCTGCACATGCTCAAGGCCATGGACCTGGCCGAGCGCCGCCACTACGACCGGCGCAAGGCTGCGGTCGCCAGGGCCGCCAAGGCGGTGCTGTCGGTGGTGCCCCTCGGCGTGATCGCGGCGGCGCACCGGGCGCTCGTCGCGGCCGCGCGGCGCGGCGGTTCCGGGGCGACCCTGGTCAACTCGTCGGGCTCGTACGGTGCTCGCGAGTACTTCCCGGCACCGTGGTTCGCCGGCCGCGTGACGCTCGACCTCGAGGGGCACGCCTTTCCCGTACCCGCGCCGGTCGACGACTACCTGACCCACGTCTACGGCGACTTCCAATCCCCTCCGACTCCCGCGCAGGTCATGGCCGAGCTCGCCTTCGCCCGCGAGCACTACGTGGAGCCGCTCCGCTCCGCAGGGGTCCTGAGGTAG
- a CDS encoding polysaccharide pyruvyl transferase family protein has protein sequence MRHALRRRWDLYTDPTRRDRVAAVRELGTALSTDPQARVPHAGPSELRELAAQYRLASDALLVDGHVPLVWWTHTANFGDLLSPWLVGLLTGRPVTYARPGQPAYLAVGSIVGEARKDSIVWGSGAFGSEGKWGITAAKSYRAVRGPLTRSRLRNIGLPVPRVYGDPALLSPLVYWPEVEKDAEVGIVVRWSESRWTRAQAGDGVRIIDLGSSDVTSTLRDLISCKRILSSSLHGLILADAYGIANAWLDSDGGAGGSRPAGGEFKFYDYMASVDKLRHAQSYTLGDEPLEADRLLDALEFSGAPIDFDHAALLDACPFLERIP, from the coding sequence GTGCGCCACGCGCTCCGTCGGCGCTGGGACCTCTACACCGACCCCACACGCCGCGACCGCGTCGCCGCCGTCCGCGAGCTCGGCACCGCGCTGAGCACCGACCCGCAGGCCCGCGTCCCCCACGCCGGACCCTCCGAGCTGCGTGAGCTTGCAGCGCAGTACCGCCTCGCCTCCGACGCCCTGCTCGTCGACGGGCACGTCCCCCTGGTCTGGTGGACCCACACGGCCAACTTCGGCGACCTGCTCTCCCCGTGGCTCGTCGGCCTGCTCACCGGCCGTCCGGTCACCTACGCGAGGCCCGGCCAGCCCGCGTATCTCGCGGTGGGCTCGATCGTCGGCGAGGCCCGCAAGGACTCCATCGTCTGGGGCTCGGGCGCCTTCGGCTCGGAGGGCAAGTGGGGGATCACCGCCGCGAAGAGCTACCGCGCCGTGCGGGGCCCCCTCACCCGCAGCCGCCTGCGCAACATCGGCCTGCCCGTCCCCCGCGTCTACGGCGACCCTGCGCTGCTCAGCCCCCTCGTCTACTGGCCCGAGGTGGAGAAGGACGCCGAGGTCGGCATCGTCGTCCGGTGGTCGGAGAGTCGCTGGACGAGGGCGCAGGCGGGCGACGGCGTGCGCATCATCGATCTCGGCAGCAGCGACGTGACCTCGACGCTGCGAGACCTCATCTCGTGCAAGCGGATCCTCTCGTCCTCGCTGCACGGCCTGATCCTGGCCGACGCGTACGGCATCGCGAACGCGTGGCTGGACTCCGACGGCGGGGCGGGCGGCAGCCGTCCGGCCGGCGGCGAGTTCAAGTTCTACGACTACATGGCCTCGGTGGACAAGCTGCGCCACGCCCAGTCCTACACCCTCGGCGACGAGCCGCTCGAGGCCGACCGACTGCTCGACGCGCTGGAGTTCTCCGGAGCGCCCATCGACTTCGACCACGCCGCACTGCTGGACGCCTGCCCGTTCCTCGAGCGGATCCCATGA
- a CDS encoding MerR family transcriptional regulator, whose amino-acid sequence MNDAPESIGIEQLAERVGMSVRTVRFYAGRGLIPPPRREGRNGYYGADHIVRLELVRELQAHGFTLQAIEGYLEKIPADAGPDQVALHRTLLAPWMPELPETLERPALEKRAGRELSDEDLELLIALGVIEPTPDEDVFRLAPAHLAVGMGFLDAELPIDAAHAARKLILAHGTALADELTALFRTQVWPYLTSSGQPPEIITSMIERFKPLTIQALVTAYEQAVDEQKRETVRRRS is encoded by the coding sequence GTGAACGACGCCCCCGAGTCGATCGGCATCGAGCAGCTGGCCGAGCGGGTCGGCATGTCCGTGCGCACCGTGCGGTTCTACGCCGGCCGCGGCCTGATCCCGCCGCCGCGCCGCGAGGGGCGCAACGGCTACTACGGTGCCGACCACATCGTCCGGCTCGAGCTCGTGCGGGAGCTGCAGGCCCACGGCTTCACGCTGCAGGCGATCGAGGGATACCTCGAGAAGATCCCGGCCGACGCTGGCCCCGACCAGGTGGCCCTGCACCGCACCCTCCTCGCGCCCTGGATGCCCGAGCTGCCCGAGACGCTGGAGCGACCCGCGCTGGAGAAGCGCGCCGGGCGCGAGCTCTCCGACGAGGACCTCGAGCTGCTGATCGCCCTGGGAGTCATCGAGCCGACCCCGGACGAGGACGTCTTCCGCCTCGCTCCCGCCCACCTCGCGGTGGGCATGGGCTTCCTCGACGCCGAGCTGCCGATCGACGCGGCCCACGCGGCCCGCAAGCTGATCCTCGCCCACGGCACCGCGCTCGCCGACGAGCTGACCGCCCTCTTCCGCACCCAGGTGTGGCCGTACCTCACGTCCTCAGGGCAGCCGCCGGAGATCATCACGTCGATGATCGAGCGCTTCAAGCCGCTGACGATCCAGGCGCTGGTGACGGCGTACGAGCAGGCGGTCGACGAGCAGAAGCGCGAGACGGTGCGACGCCGTAGCTGA
- a CDS encoding VanZ family protein: protein MQQPRPRVPRAVIALAVLYVVLAAAIALWPRHVDSGLGVETWPLTTAIADVLSVPASRVVEGAEVLANTLFFVPVGAVVAVALPRASVLVAVSAGLVIAVAIELAQGLGPLDRTASLLDVVADVAGAVLGFGAVRAASSGSPVARAAFAMLAAVVLVVLGVLLAGLVIPGS from the coding sequence ATGCAGCAGCCACGGCCCCGGGTGCCCCGCGCCGTGATCGCGCTGGCCGTGCTCTACGTCGTGCTGGCGGCCGCGATCGCCCTGTGGCCCCGGCACGTGGACTCCGGACTCGGCGTGGAGACCTGGCCGCTCACCACGGCGATCGCCGACGTCCTCTCCGTGCCGGCGTCCCGTGTGGTCGAAGGGGCCGAGGTCCTGGCCAACACGCTGTTCTTCGTCCCCGTCGGTGCGGTGGTGGCGGTGGCGCTGCCGAGGGCCTCGGTGCTGGTCGCCGTCTCCGCCGGCCTCGTGATCGCCGTCGCGATCGAGCTGGCGCAGGGGCTCGGTCCCCTCGACCGCACGGCATCGCTGCTCGACGTGGTCGCCGACGTGGCGGGCGCGGTGCTCGGCTTCGGGGCGGTGCGGGCCGCCTCCAGCGGCTCGCCGGTGGCCCGTGCGGCCTTCGCGATGCTCGCCGCGGTCGTGCTCGTCGTGCTCGGTGTGCTGCTGGCCGGCCTGGTGATCCCCGGCTCCTGA
- a CDS encoding acetyl-CoA C-acetyltransferase has product MTEAFIYDAIRTPRGRGKKNGSLHEVKPISLVTGLLDEIKVRNPDLDPNQVDDVVLGVVSPVGDQGADIARTAVLAAGFGQQVAGVQLNRFCASGLESVNQAASRVKSGWEDLIIAGGVESMSRVPMGSDGGAWAMDPKTSLDTGFAPQGIGADLIATIEGYSREDVDTFAAESQARAAKAIANGYFDKSIVPVKDLSGLTILDHDEFVREGTTVESLSGLKPSFADIGDLGGFDAVALQRYVDVDKINHVHHAGNSSGIVDGASLVLIGNENAGARHGLTPRARIVSTAVIGSEPTIMLTGPGPACRKALDKAGLSIEDIDLLEINEAFAAVALKLMRDLDDFPHDRTNVNGGSIAMGHPLGATGAMILGTLVDELERREKRYGLATLCIGGGMGIATIVERI; this is encoded by the coding sequence ATGACCGAGGCATTCATCTACGACGCCATCCGTACCCCCCGCGGGCGCGGCAAGAAGAACGGGTCGCTCCACGAGGTCAAGCCGATCTCGCTGGTCACCGGCCTGCTCGACGAGATCAAGGTGCGCAACCCCGACCTCGACCCGAACCAGGTCGACGACGTCGTCCTCGGCGTCGTGTCGCCCGTGGGCGACCAGGGCGCTGACATCGCCCGCACCGCCGTGCTCGCCGCCGGCTTCGGCCAGCAGGTCGCCGGAGTGCAGCTCAACCGCTTCTGCGCCTCGGGCCTGGAGTCGGTCAACCAGGCCGCCTCGCGCGTGAAGTCCGGCTGGGAGGACCTGATCATCGCCGGCGGCGTCGAGTCCATGAGCCGCGTGCCCATGGGTTCGGACGGCGGCGCCTGGGCGATGGACCCCAAGACCTCGCTCGACACCGGCTTCGCGCCCCAGGGCATCGGCGCCGACCTGATCGCCACGATCGAGGGCTACAGCCGTGAGGACGTCGACACGTTCGCCGCCGAGTCGCAGGCCCGCGCGGCCAAGGCGATCGCCAACGGCTACTTCGACAAGTCGATCGTGCCGGTCAAGGACCTCAGCGGCCTGACGATCCTCGACCACGACGAGTTCGTGCGCGAGGGCACCACGGTCGAGTCCCTGTCGGGCCTCAAGCCGTCGTTCGCCGACATCGGCGACCTCGGTGGATTCGACGCCGTCGCGCTCCAGCGCTACGTCGACGTGGACAAGATCAACCACGTCCACCACGCCGGCAACAGCTCGGGCATCGTCGACGGCGCCTCCCTGGTGCTGATCGGCAACGAGAACGCCGGTGCCCGCCACGGCCTGACGCCGCGCGCCCGCATCGTCTCGACCGCCGTCATCGGCTCCGAGCCCACGATCATGCTGACGGGCCCCGGCCCCGCGTGCCGCAAGGCGCTGGACAAGGCCGGCCTGTCGATCGAGGACATCGACCTGCTCGAAATCAACGAGGCCTTCGCCGCCGTCGCGCTCAAGCTCATGCGCGACCTCGACGACTTCCCGCACGACCGCACCAACGTCAACGGCGGCTCGATCGCGATGGGCCACCCGCTGGGTGCGACCGGCGCGATGATCCTGGGCACGCTCGTCGACGAGCTGGAGCGTCGCGAGAAGCGCTACGGCCTGGCCACGCTGTGCATCGGCGGCGGCATGGGCATCGCCACCATCGTCGAGCGCATCTGA
- a CDS encoding 3-hydroxyacyl-CoA dehydrogenase NAD-binding domain-containing protein, whose translation MTATDAVRYEVENGIVTLTIDDPNQSANTMNETYRASMEAAVNRLADEIARDGDAIKGVVIASAKKTFFAGGDLKLMTQATPADAQTLFDNVESIKATLRRLETIGKPVVAAINGAALGGGLEIALACHHRIAAEGRYEIGLPEVTLGLLPGGGGVTRTTRMFGIQDALMNVLLQGQRNKPEKALKIGLIDEIVPADELLSSARAWVEANAGNEEAATQPWDRPGHKIPGGTPSNPKLAAFLPSFPANLKKQLKGAPYIAPRHIMSAVVEGAQVDFDTASRIESRYLVNLLIGQQFKNMTQAFFFDLGAINAGGSRPVGIAERKAEKLAILGAGMMGAGIAYEAARAGIEVVLKDVSVEAAEKGKSYSDNLLSKQVERGRLTAEKKDQILARIQPTADYADLAGCDFVVEAVFESVELKHSVFAELEPIVNGDALLGSNTSTLPITTLAEGVQRPEDFIGIHFFSPVDKMQLVEIIVGEKTSDEALARAIDFTKQIRKIPIVVNDSRGFFTSRVFGTLVMEGVEMLAEGVDPVTIERAAQLAGFPGQPLAMSDEVSLTLQQKIEGEARKAAAAEGKELPVTPASEVVNKLVELGRPGKAAGAGFYEYPEGGKKFLWPELWNLFVKDDVDVPLEDIKERLTFIMAIETVRCFEEGVIRQVADANIGSIFGIGFPPVHGGALQYVNGYESVTGEIGVKAFAERAQELAEKYGERFTPPALLLEKAEKGEKFA comes from the coding sequence ATGACTGCAACCGACGCGGTGCGCTACGAGGTCGAGAACGGCATCGTCACCCTGACGATCGACGACCCCAACCAGAGCGCCAACACGATGAACGAGACCTACCGCGCCTCCATGGAGGCGGCGGTGAACCGTCTCGCCGACGAGATCGCCCGCGACGGCGACGCCATCAAGGGCGTCGTCATCGCCAGCGCGAAGAAGACCTTCTTCGCCGGCGGCGACCTCAAGCTGATGACCCAGGCCACCCCGGCCGACGCGCAGACGCTGTTCGACAACGTCGAGTCGATCAAGGCCACGCTGCGCAGGCTCGAGACGATCGGCAAGCCCGTCGTCGCGGCGATCAACGGCGCCGCCCTCGGTGGCGGCCTCGAGATCGCGCTGGCGTGCCACCACCGCATCGCGGCGGAGGGTCGCTACGAGATCGGCCTGCCCGAGGTCACCCTCGGCCTGCTGCCCGGTGGCGGCGGCGTCACCCGCACCACCCGCATGTTCGGCATCCAGGACGCGCTGATGAACGTCCTGCTGCAGGGCCAGCGCAACAAGCCCGAGAAGGCGCTCAAGATCGGCCTGATCGACGAGATCGTCCCGGCCGACGAGCTGCTGTCCTCGGCGCGTGCCTGGGTCGAGGCCAACGCCGGCAACGAGGAAGCGGCCACCCAGCCGTGGGACCGTCCGGGTCACAAGATCCCCGGCGGCACCCCGAGCAACCCCAAGCTCGCGGCCTTCCTGCCCAGCTTCCCGGCCAACCTCAAGAAGCAGCTCAAGGGTGCGCCGTACATCGCGCCGCGCCACATCATGAGCGCCGTCGTGGAAGGTGCTCAGGTCGACTTCGACACCGCCAGCCGGATCGAGTCGCGCTACCTGGTCAACCTGCTGATCGGCCAGCAGTTCAAGAACATGACGCAGGCGTTCTTCTTCGACCTCGGCGCGATCAACGCCGGTGGGTCGCGTCCGGTGGGCATCGCCGAGCGCAAGGCCGAGAAGCTGGCCATCCTCGGCGCCGGCATGATGGGCGCGGGCATTGCCTACGAGGCGGCTCGCGCGGGCATCGAGGTCGTCCTCAAGGACGTCAGCGTCGAGGCCGCCGAGAAGGGCAAGAGCTACTCCGACAACCTGCTGTCCAAGCAGGTCGAGCGGGGTCGCCTCACGGCTGAGAAGAAGGACCAGATCCTGGCCCGCATCCAGCCCACGGCCGACTACGCCGACCTCGCCGGCTGCGACTTCGTGGTCGAGGCCGTCTTCGAGTCGGTCGAGCTCAAGCACAGCGTCTTCGCCGAGCTCGAGCCGATCGTCAACGGCGACGCGCTGCTGGGCTCGAACACGTCGACGCTGCCGATCACCACCCTGGCCGAGGGCGTCCAGCGTCCCGAGGACTTCATCGGCATCCACTTCTTCAGCCCGGTCGACAAGATGCAGCTCGTCGAGATCATCGTGGGCGAGAAGACCTCCGACGAGGCCCTGGCCCGCGCGATCGACTTCACGAAGCAGATCCGCAAGATCCCGATCGTCGTCAACGACAGCCGCGGCTTCTTCACCTCGCGCGTGTTCGGCACGCTCGTGATGGAGGGCGTCGAGATGCTCGCCGAGGGCGTCGACCCCGTCACGATCGAGCGCGCCGCGCAGCTGGCCGGCTTCCCGGGCCAGCCGCTGGCGATGTCCGACGAGGTCTCGCTGACGCTGCAGCAGAAGATCGAGGGCGAGGCCCGCAAGGCCGCCGCCGCCGAGGGCAAGGAGCTGCCCGTCACGCCCGCGTCCGAGGTCGTCAACAAGCTGGTCGAGCTCGGTCGCCCGGGCAAGGCCGCCGGTGCCGGCTTCTACGAGTACCCGGAGGGCGGCAAGAAGTTCCTGTGGCCCGAGCTGTGGAACCTGTTCGTCAAGGACGACGTCGACGTGCCGCTCGAGGACATCAAGGAGCGCCTGACGTTCATCATGGCGATCGAGACGGTCCGCTGCTTCGAGGAGGGCGTCATCCGCCAGGTGGCCGACGCCAACATCGGCTCCATCTTCGGCATCGGCTTCCCGCCGGTCCACGGTGGCGCGCTTCAGTACGTGAACGGCTACGAGTCCGTCACGGGCGAGATCGGCGTCAAGGCGTTCGCCGAGCGCGCGCAGGAGCTGGCCGAGAAGTACGGCGAGCGGTTCACCCCGCCCGCGCTGCTGCTCGAGAAGGCCGAGAAGGGCGAGAAGTTCGCCTGA
- a CDS encoding exopolysaccharide biosynthesis polyprenyl glycosylphosphotransferase has protein sequence MTGVASGGRANRDSRLASERFSWRRLLHPEGLHATRRQYERRVAISDLLVLLVVIISSEYVWLGRDADTIDAQFGIGYTKFGVLLTLVWWVALRLGGTRRRHVLGSAAEYQRIVHVTVTVFGVIAIVTVLLEFNLSRGYLAIAFPVGLTALLFTRRTWRRWRRQQLLKGRFVENVLVVGQPDNAREIACWFRSHPTQGLRVTGVWRPVHATESQWLRVGEQFIPIMGQARSLLSAVRMTGADAVIVSATDELGHHGLRDLTWELESAGIEMLLSPNLVAVAGSRIGMREVAGMPFVAVKEPTYAEAGNWPKLVFDWCGALVLLVMSSPILIATALAVKLSSPGPVFYRQERIGRDGEPFDMIKFRSMRVGADAELARLLEAQGTAGQPLFKVENDPRITRVGQFIRRYSIDELPQLLNVLRGDMSLVGPRPQRGGEVALYDRTARRRLRVRPGMTGLWQVSGRSNLSWEEAIALDMHYVENWTLVGDLQILVRTVKAVVAKDGAV, from the coding sequence GTGACTGGAGTGGCGTCCGGAGGCCGCGCGAACCGGGATTCTCGGCTCGCGTCGGAGCGATTCTCCTGGCGCCGACTGCTGCATCCCGAGGGGCTCCACGCCACCCGCCGACAGTACGAGCGCCGCGTCGCGATCAGCGACCTGCTCGTCCTGCTGGTCGTCATCATCTCGTCGGAGTACGTCTGGCTCGGCCGCGACGCCGACACCATCGACGCGCAGTTCGGGATCGGCTACACCAAGTTCGGCGTGCTGCTGACCCTCGTCTGGTGGGTCGCGCTGCGCCTCGGTGGCACGCGCCGTCGCCACGTCCTGGGCTCGGCCGCGGAGTACCAGCGGATCGTGCACGTCACGGTGACGGTCTTCGGCGTGATCGCGATCGTCACGGTGCTGCTGGAGTTCAACCTCTCCCGCGGCTACCTCGCCATCGCGTTCCCCGTGGGCCTGACCGCGCTGCTGTTCACCCGTCGCACCTGGCGGCGGTGGCGGCGGCAGCAGCTGCTGAAGGGCCGCTTCGTGGAGAACGTCCTCGTCGTCGGCCAGCCCGACAATGCACGCGAGATCGCCTGCTGGTTCAGGAGTCACCCCACGCAGGGACTGCGGGTGACCGGCGTGTGGCGTCCGGTCCACGCCACCGAGAGCCAGTGGTTGCGCGTGGGAGAGCAGTTCATCCCGATCATGGGCCAGGCCCGCTCGCTGCTGTCCGCGGTGAGGATGACCGGTGCCGACGCGGTGATCGTCTCGGCCACCGACGAGCTCGGCCACCACGGCCTGCGCGACCTCACGTGGGAGCTGGAGTCGGCCGGCATCGAGATGCTGCTGTCGCCGAACCTCGTCGCGGTCGCGGGCTCGCGCATCGGGATGCGCGAGGTGGCCGGCATGCCGTTCGTGGCCGTGAAGGAACCGACGTACGCCGAGGCTGGCAACTGGCCGAAGCTGGTCTTCGACTGGTGCGGCGCGCTCGTGCTCCTCGTGATGAGCTCGCCGATACTGATCGCCACCGCCCTGGCAGTCAAGCTCTCCAGCCCCGGTCCGGTGTTCTACCGCCAGGAGCGGATCGGGCGCGACGGCGAGCCGTTCGACATGATCAAGTTCCGGTCCATGCGCGTCGGCGCCGACGCCGAGCTCGCGCGGCTGCTCGAGGCGCAGGGCACCGCCGGACAGCCGCTCTTCAAGGTGGAGAACGACCCCCGCATCACGCGCGTCGGACAGTTCATCCGGCGGTACTCGATCGACGAGCTGCCCCAGCTGCTGAACGTGCTGCGCGGGGACATGAGCCTGGTAGGACCGCGACCCCAGCGCGGGGGCGAGGTCGCGCTCTACGACCGGACGGCGCGTCGACGGCTGCGGGTGCGCCCCGGCATGACGGGCCTGTGGCAGGTCTCGGGCCGCTCGAACCTCTCGTGGGAGGAGGCGATCGCGCTGGACATGCACTACGTCGAGAACTGGACCCTCGTGGGCGACCTGCAGATCCTCGTCCGCACCGTCAAGGCCGTCGTGGCCAAGGACGGCGCGGTCTGA
- a CDS encoding LPXTG cell wall anchor domain-containing protein has translation MSVTLLRPISYLLGLGALLLLALAGPASSEGYGDPVIVPDAGDGTVEVVPGEDFTVSFSSNVECSWSARFNGDSAPGAIGFDYSATFTAPTEPGTYTGRVVCRFSTQGPFRPIAYSEDATQAAGRDQTTTQTFTVVVAGDAGDADDSDDAAGETAANADNGALADTGGSNWELLAVGAGLVVIGGGVAVAARRRKTS, from the coding sequence ATGAGCGTCACGTTGCTACGACCCATTTCCTACCTGCTCGGCCTCGGAGCGCTGCTGCTCCTGGCCCTCGCAGGTCCCGCCTCCTCGGAGGGCTACGGCGATCCCGTGATCGTGCCGGACGCCGGCGACGGAACCGTCGAGGTCGTTCCCGGCGAGGACTTCACGGTCTCGTTCTCGTCCAACGTCGAGTGCTCCTGGTCGGCCCGCTTCAACGGCGACTCGGCCCCCGGCGCGATCGGCTTCGACTACTCGGCCACCTTCACCGCGCCCACCGAGCCGGGTACGTACACCGGCCGCGTGGTGTGCCGCTTCTCGACCCAGGGCCCGTTCCGCCCGATCGCGTACAGCGAGGACGCCACGCAGGCGGCGGGCCGTGACCAGACCACGACGCAGACCTTCACGGTCGTCGTGGCCGGGGACGCCGGCGACGCCGACGACAGTGACGATGCCGCGGGCGAGACGGCCGCCAACGCCGACAACGGCGCCCTGGCCGACACGGGTGGCTCCAACTGGGAGCTCCTCGCCGTGGGTGCGGGCCTCGTCGTGATCGGCGGCGGTGTCGCCGTCGCGGCCCGACGCCGCAAGACCTCCTGA